A window of the Blattabacterium cuenoti genome harbors these coding sequences:
- the rpmI gene encoding 50S ribosomal protein L35 — translation MTKLKTKSGSKKRFRRTSSGNIKRRHSYKSHLLTKKSKKRKRHINKFYLIKKSDKSNINRQI, via the coding sequence ATGACCAAACTGAAAACAAAATCAGGATCAAAAAAAAGATTTAGAAGAACATCTAGTGGAAATATAAAAAGAAGACATTCATATAAAAGTCATTTATTAACAAAAAAATCAAAAAAAAGAAAAAGACATATTAATAAATTCTATTTGATAAAAAAATCAGATAAAAGTAATATAAATAGACAAATATAA
- the rplT gene encoding 50S ribosomal protein L20: MPRSTNSVSSRKRRKKIIKLAKGFYGSRNRIYTVAKNAVEKSLFYSYSGRKKRKRDFRSLWIRRINAGVRIYGKSYSDFINKLLKKNIKINRKVLSDISTNDSTNLKKLVEYIYS; encoded by the coding sequence ATGCCAAGATCAACTAATTCAGTTTCATCCAGAAAAAGAAGAAAAAAAATTATTAAATTAGCTAAAGGTTTTTATGGATCTAGAAATAGAATATATACTGTTGCAAAAAATGCTGTAGAAAAATCTCTTTTTTATTCATATTCAGGAAGAAAAAAAAGAAAAAGAGATTTTAGATCTTTATGGATAAGACGTATAAATGCTGGTGTTAGAATATATGGAAAATCTTATTCTGATTTTATAAATAAATTATTAAAAAAAAATATAAAAATTAACAGAAAAGTGTTATCTGATATATCTACAAATGATTCAACTAACTTAAAAAAATTAGTAGAGTATATTTACTCGTGA